The Symphalangus syndactylus isolate Jambi chromosome 1, NHGRI_mSymSyn1-v2.1_pri, whole genome shotgun sequence DNA segment taatagtaaAGAATCAAAACCAACATTTACCCAccaatagaaaattatttaaataaactatAATTCATCCATTCAAAAGAACACTAATCAGCCATTAAAAATGGttatataggccgggcgcagtggctcacgcccataatcccagcactttgggaggccgaggcaggagaatggcaggaacccgggaggcggagcttgcagtgagccgagatcgcgccacagtcACGATCGCCACGGTCACTGTCGCAcagtgagcctgggtgacagagcgagactccgtctcaaaaaaaaaaaaaaaaaatggttatataggtcaggggttggcaaactatggcccattgGTCAGCTGCcctcttttgtaaataaagttttattgggacacagcCGTGCCCATCCATTTATGTACTGTGTGTGGCTTCTATATTTGCTcctagtttgctagggctgctgtaacaaaccaccacaaacgaggtggcttcaacaacagaaatggattgtctcacagttctggaggctagaaatccaatCGAGGTGTTCTGAGAGCTGTGAGtgaaggatctgttccaggcctctctccctggcttgtaGGTGGCCGTCTTCTCCCCATGCCTCTTCACATTGTCTTCTGACTGTGCGTGTCTGCGTCCACATTTCCCCCTCTTTATAAGgatatcagtcatattggatgagGAGCCCCGCTCTACTCTTATATAACTTCATCTTAACTAGTTATATCTGCAATCACCCTATTTCCAAaaacaaggtcacattctgaggtactggggattaagactccagcatatgaattttggggggacatgcTGAACCAATAATAGCTGCTTTCGTGCTACTGTTTCATGTGTTCATActcaacagcagagttgagtagttctGACAGAAGTGTGGTCTGTGAAGTCTGAAATAGTTATCTGCCCCTTACGGAAAAAGTTGCTGACTCCTGCTATAGGTGAGCATGTTTTGACATGAAAAATACTCAAAATCTGTTCtaaagaacatttatttatttacttatttatagacaggatcttgctatgttgcctaggctggactccaattcctggtctcaagcaatcctcctgcctcagcctccagcatagctgagactacaggcatgtgctatccTGCTGGgccaaaaacatttattttcatggtaATATAATATTTTACGTATTCTGTTCATTATTAACTAATATTTGAGAACATTTACAATATTAATGAGACTTAATCTAGGAGaagttcaaattaattttttttttatttgaggtagagtctcgctctgtcgcccaggctggaatgcagtggtgtgatctcagcttactgcaacctgcacctcccgggttcaggcgattcttctgcctcagcctcctgagtagctgggactacaggtgcccgccaccatgcctggctaatttttgtatttttagtagagatggggtttcaccatgttggccaggctgatcttgaactcctgacctcaaatgatccacccacctcggcctcccaaattgctggggttacaggtctgagccaccatgcctggcctaaatttatttctctttacgtCTCAGTACCATCTAAATAAGAGAGATAGTCAAAATAATTATGGTCAAACTTACGATGTCAAAATAAGTAGTTGGTGTTAGCGTGTCTACATATAATTCAGTTTTTGCTGTAAGATTCTTtggaggccagatgtggtggctcatgcttgtaatccccacactttgggaggccaaggcaggtggatcacctgaggtcaggagtttgagaccagcctggccaacatggtggaaccctgtctctactaaaaatacaaaaattaacagagtgttttggcgggtgcctgtaatcccagctacttgggaggctgaggcaggagaatcacttgaacccaggaggcagaggttgcagtgagtcaagatcacgtccctgcactccagcctgggtgatacaaaaaaaaaaaaaaaaaagttgtttggcTGCAAGAAAGAACATTTGGTTTACTTTGATGATAAGAGTATCTCTTAATGCTGGGATGGCCTCTTCCTGGCATTTCTTCCGTTGTTGATTTTTAGTTCAGTAATCTGTGATTGCatgaatggagttgagtggagaggaACTCATCATGTTAATTCCAAACACGAGTTCCTGGCCAATGACTAAAATAAGAATAAGGAGGGAGACACATAACACAACTGCCCAGTATTTTTGATGCCAATAGGTTAAGCCTAAGGATTTTCGCCAAAATTCAGGAATAACATCTCATAATAAAATAAGCACTGGGTTCTCTGCACAAGCATAGACCGAGGGACTCAAGGTTCAAGGGAGGAAAATTGAGGAAAGGCCCAAGGCCCTGAGGTGCCCTCCCCATTCCCTGCCCTACCCGCATACAGGCACCCAGTGACCTTCACTGGAGGAAACGTGGAAATACATTCTTAAGTGAAAATGATTACGAAATAGTATcttttttggaaaattatctcATCTGAAaatatcagccaggtgtggtggctcacacatgtaatctaagcactttgggaggccaagtcaggaggactgcttgaacccagagtttgagaccagcctgggcaacatagtgagaccctgtatctataaaattttttgaaacaacaacaacaacaaaacaggctgggcacggtggcttacgcctgtaatcccagcactttgggaagctgaggctgtcagatcacttgaggtcaggagttcaagaccaacatggtgaaaccccatctctactaaaaatacaaaaatgagccgggaatggtggcatgtgcctctaatctcagctactcgggaggcagaggtgagagaattgcttgaactcggaaggcggaggttgcaattgcgccattgccctccagcccggggcaacagacaagactccatctcgaaacaaacaaacaaacaaaaaacaattagctggacatggtggccctcacctatagtcccaggtacttgggaggctgaggcaggaagtttgctggagcccaggagtttgaggctgcagtgactaatgatggcaccactgcactccagcctgggtgacacagtgagaacctatctcttaaaaaaaaaagaaaaaggaaaaaggaaagaaaatatctacatgtgaacaaacaaaagacaaagaatgtaCATCACACTATTATAGCAATGATTCCTGAGGTATGAAGCACCATGagtaatttttattctctttttacttacctgttttctaatttttacattatggacacatattatttttgtaattataaacCACAAATGTATGCCAGCAAAAGATATAGAAGATGCatacataggccaggcacagtggctcaggcctgtaatcccagaactttgggaggctgaggtgggcagatcacctgaagtctgcagttcgagaccagcctggccaatgtggtgaaactccgtctctactaaaaatacaaaaattggcctggcgtggtggcgggcacctgttatcctggctactggggaggctgaggcaggagaattgcttgaacccaggaggcagaggttgcagtgagccgagactgcactattgcactccagcctgggcgacaagagtgaaattccatctcaaaaaacaaaaatttggggGCATAATATTGTCCCTGTAAGGGTGTGGTAGAAATGGCTTTACATGCAGTGTTTATTCCAACTTCCTTCTGGTGTGCCTCCCTGTGCTGCAGAGGCTGGAAACAAAAAGTCATGTTTCCTTGATTCCCTTGCAGCTGAGTCGCTGGGTATGAATTAGCATCCACCAGTAGATGAACCTTCTTGAGAAGGAGGCCACAGTATCAGCTCTGCCTCTGTCTGCAGGGGCTCAGTGGGGGTTGGAACAGATCGCCAGAACTCATCTCCAGCTCTGGGCTCAGAGGGAGTTGGGGCTGGGGCGGACTCACCCCTGGATGGTGGCTGTAGCAGAAGGTTATTAAAGCTAACAGTTTGGGTAGTGGCCTTCTAATTCCCTATCTTCCTGATATCCTGGAGGTTGTAGTGATCCTGGCAAGCCTGTTCTGTATCATTGCTCAGTGTTCTGGGAATCATTCCGGGATACCTAGCCTAAACAGGCAGCCTTGCCAGCAGTTTTATAATTGCCCAAATCATCCTAGGCCTAAAATAGCTGGTTGTTTCTGTTTCCTGAGACACAACCTGACTGACATAAGGGCTCATGAGCCATTTGGGAATGAGCTTCTGCTGAaggaaaacatacattttatgaCAAGTcaatggaagaattaatatttcaAGTTGCTTGGAATTCATCTGAATTGCAGAAGGAAGAGTAAAAATATCAGGAACAAGTGCCAAACCTAAAACACAACAAAGATCTCCAAGTATAAAGGTAACAGGATCACAGATTTCCTCTCTTTTACTAAGACATTCAAGTACAATATCACTTATACATTTCTCTAGAATGGCTCATTCTTCCCATGAGCCTTATCTCAATGGGCGGGATGGTGAGGAGCAGGGAAACCGAATTAAGTTTGCCTGTTTGTGGAATTTTGGCTCAAAGAACCCTTTTCCATGGTGTAGCGGTGCAATCTTTCAGAGTTCTCAGTTTCTCCATAGTGTCTGGATGCCCACGGCTATGTGGATAAATGTACCGGGTGCCCTGGACGCGTGCTGGTTTCCCATGTGAATTGGCTGGTCTGGCCTGGTCCCCAGCCTGAGATCTCTTGAAGGACTCACTGATTCCATTTAGGACAGGGACATCGTGATGTTACTCACTGCTGGAGTCTGTGATTCCAGTCCTTGCCTCTGGTCACAGATCCTCCTCCCCTGTGTCTTCTTCCTCTAGGCCTTTATCTTTCACCAACCTCAGAGCCCTCCCAGCCACACTCTGGGGTGTACATGGTTGCTAGATCCTTAATCTCCTCCCTGCAGGCTGTGGGGCCTGCCCCAGGTCCACACATCCATTCTTACCCTCTACTAGGGGCCATGCTGCACGAGGACAGTGCTGTGTTGGATATGGAGTCCACGTGGGCCCATCCTGGCCTTCCAGGTGGAGCAGGAGGCAGATGCCCCTCTGCTTTCAGCTgcaagtctttttttattttttatttatttatttatttatttatttatttatttatttatttatttgagacagtcttgctctgtcgctcaggctagagtgcagtggcaccatctcggctcactgcaacctctgcctcccagattcaagcgattctcctgcctcagcctcctaagtagctgggattacagacatttgtcaccacaaccggctaactttcgtatttttagtaaagatagggtttcaccatgttgtccaggctggtcttgaactcctgatctcaggtgatctgcccgccttggcctcccaaagtactgggatgacagatgtgagccaccgtgcccggccgcacaTCTGATTAGCATCTGTGCTGGCAATCAACCTGGAGAAAAGAGGCCAGGACACAGGCATCTATCCCCTTGCCTCCACATCTACTGGGATGGCAGGGGTGATGTTTTCACTTCTGCCTCTCAGCGATGGAGTTCCTCTGCGTCCTCATCCACTCCCTTCCAAACAGCAGGGACCCTGTACAAGATAGGGTCCCAGGAAGTAAATTAACTTACCAATGAGCAAGGGCCAAAGATGCTGCCCACTTTGTGCTAATAAAATCTGCTCATGATGATTTCTGCAAATGATGCCCATCCTCCCCGCTTCACCTCCTTTCTCCTAACACTTACTAAGAAAGAAGACGTTGCCCAGATAAGTGCCTGACGTTTATTTTCATCCTCTGCTTTAAAATAGGGCACTATGAAAAAGAGTCCTGTCAGCTGTGGAAGCCGTTGGCATTGGAGAGTGAAGACAACCTCCCATCCTTTAAAATGTCACATAACAAAGGCCCAAAGTCTCCCAGTGAGAGAGGGAAGAGCTTTCCATCGCAGTATCCGAGGAAACAGAGTGGAAGCATGAGCTCTGCCTGGAATAGGATTCATGTCATCAAGAACTATGGATttgctgggccaggcatggtggctcacccctgtaatcccagcaatttgggaggctgaggcaggtggatcatttgaggtcaggagttagagaccagccttgctaacatggtgaaaccctgtctcgactaaaaaaatacaaaaattagccgggtgtagtggtgaatgcctgtaatcccagctactcgagagattgaggcaagagaattgcttgaacctgggaggcagaggttgcagtgagtcgagattgtgccactgcactccagcccgggtgacagggcaagactgtctcgaagaaaaaaaaaaggaactttggATTTGCTAAGGCCGATAGTCTCTCTACCCCTTAGTAAAATGTGTTTTGATATAAAAATCCAGATAATTGAACCATTGCCATTAGATGTTTCGAGGTTTCTATTGACAATGTGGAGGTCTTATCATTTAGATttcaacacttttatttttagtttttagagacagggccttgctctgttgcccaggctggagtacaatgtagtgatcactgctcactgcagccttgaactcactggctcaagcaagcctcccacctcagcttcccaagtagctgggacaggcgtgcaccactgtgcctggctaggttttgtatttttttgtagagatggggtcttgctaggttgcccaggctgatctcgaactcctgggctcaagaaatcctcccaccttggcctcccaaagtactgagattacaggtgtgagccaccatgcctgaccacttTCAACACTTATATTGTTGGGGTGAAACTGAAACATATGAGGATTTGTTCAAAGTATATGTAGAGAAGGCAAAATTCCACACTGATTCTTCCTGCCTTGGACTGCATGTGTTGTGCAGAGTGAGGGTGGAAAATGAGCCAGTGATCCTGAACTAATAAAATAAGTCTCCCTGGGGGACAGGTATTTGGCTTCCCATTCCACAGGATGGGGTAGATGTGGCTTATGGAGCCAGGATTATTCACAAAGAGGTTGTTCTCCTGTATGTAAAGGCTGGAAGAGCCATGTACTTGGATGTGTCTGCATGGGGCAGGGCACAGGCTGGGCTGgtgggcctgggaggtgggggaggtggggaaagAGGCCATCTGGCAGGAGCTGAACATTTGACATCGTGGGACACTTCACAGAGGAGGCTAACATGGTTTCAAGGAGATACTTAGGAGCTGGTCACAATGGGTGAGTCATAAAGAGAAATTTGGAGCTGGGGGATCCTGGAGAGAGATGATAGGAAGGTTGATTCACAGAAACCAGGCGGGACGGGACGTGTGGCGAGCAGTCCAGTACAGCCTCACAGTGCAGAGCATGAGCTTTGGAGCCTGCCCCCACCCTAGCTTTGCGATCTTAAGTGAGCTACATAGCTTCTCATGTGTAAACTGCTCATCATAATGGTTCTGACCTCAGTGGTTTGTTGTGTTCTAGGAAATGATGCCAATGAATGAGTAGTCCCAGCCTCAGCACAGGGCAGCCACCTTGAAGCTCTCAAATATCACTCTTGTGAATACACAGAGGGAAAACCAACTGTAACGTTCTACCCAAATATAAGTTTTACTCATATTTTGATGTTAGGATGGATAGCTTGGAAAAAGTTGGATGGTATGGCCTTTACTATGAGGCATCTATGAAAGATCAGGAATGGATGTAGACAAGTAACTAGTaatggaaaatgttaaagctGGAGCTCTTGGAAAACcagaaatgaggctgggcactcaggaagaaacaaatgaaagtgATGCTAATGGTAAGTAGGGGAGGAAAGAGGGTTGCCTTAAAGACCTATGCAGTTAGGGAGCGGGCAGGGTGTTGAACCAAGAAGGGAAAGCTGTAGCTTAAGAACATGTATACAGAAGATACGTATAACCACATGCTGTTTGTCCTTCTGTTGAATGAGTTATTCAGATCAATACATCATTCATCAGACTTCATTCGTGATCTCAAAGAGTGACATCAGTCTTCCTTGGAATATGAGGAGAATTTCTTTGGTTCttcttttgcatttctatttgattattttatttattttattttattttgtgttttttggtacaGAAAGTTCATTACAAGTCCTGTCCAGCAATGTGCCTCTCCTGGCTCTAGAGTTCTTGGACACAGCCCAGGCTAAAGAGAAGGCCTTTCTTCCCATGGTCAGCCACACGTTGCACATGCCCACAGAGGAGTCTGATGCCCCACAGGAGGGTGATGACCTACCCAAGTCCTCAGCAAGCACCAGCCATCCCAAGCAGGGTGACATCCCCAAGTCCCCAGAAGAAACCATCCAATCCAAGAAGGACGACCTCCCCAAGTCCTCAGAAGAAGCCATCCAGCCCAAAGAGGGTGACATCCCCAAGTCCTCAGCAAAACCCATCCAGCCCAAGCTGGGCAATATTCCCAAGGCCTCAGTGAAGCCCAGCCAGCCCAAGAAGGGTGATATCCCCAAGTCTCCAGAAGAAACCATCCAGCCCAAGGAGGGTGATATCCCCAAGTCCTCAGCAAAACCCATCCAGCCCAAGCTGGGCAATATTCCCAAGGCCTCATTGAAGCCCAGCCAGCCTAAGGAGGGTGACGTCTCCAAGTCCCCAGAAGAAACCATCCAATCCAAGAAGGACGACCTCCCCAAGTCCTCAGAAGAAGCCATCCAGCCCAAGGAGGGTGACATCCCCAAGTCCCCAGAAGAAGCCATCCAGCCCAAGAAGGGTGACATCCCCAAGTCCCTAGAGGAAGCCATCCAGCCCAAGGAGGGTGACATCCCCAAATCCCCAAAAGAAGCCATCCAGCCCAAGGAGGGTGACATCCCCAAGTCCCTAGAAGAAGCCATCCCACTCAAGGAGGGTGACATCCCCAGTTCCACAGAAGAAACCATCCAGCCCAAGGAGGATGACAGCCCCAAGCCCCTAGAAGAAGCCACCCCACCCAAGGAGGGTGACATCCTAAAGCCTGAAGAAGAAACAACGGAGTTCCTGGAGGGGGACAAGGTGAAAGTGATCCTAAGCAAGGAGGACTTTGAGGCATCACTGAAGGAGGCCAGGGAGAGGCTGGTGGCTGTGGACTTCTCGGCCACGTGGTGTGGGCCCTGCAGGACCATCAGACCATTCTTCCATGCCCTGTCTGTGAAGCATGAAGACGTGGTGTTCCTGGAGGTGGACGCTGACAACTGTGAGGAGGTGGTGAGAGACTGCGCCATCATGTGTGTCCCAACCTTTCAgttttataaaaaagaagaaaaggtggaTGAGCTTTGCGGCGCCCTTAAGGAAAAACTTGAAGAAGTCATTGCAGAATTAAAGTAAACATGTATTCTGAAAACATTGCAGACAGGCAGATGTTTATAGcttttgtgttctcttttattatttacaCAGTGATCAGGTATAACAAAAGTGTATGTCCAAATGGCACTGCTTGTACATGATAATATTAACTCTACCCTTTTCAAAAAACAGTCCAAGCATTAAA contains these protein-coding regions:
- the TXNDC2 gene encoding thioredoxin domain-containing protein 2, with amino-acid sequence MENVKAGALGKPEMRLGTQEETNESDANESSLQVLSSNVPLLALEFLDTAQAKEKAFLPMVSHTLHMPTEESDAPQEGDDLPKSSASTSHPKQGDIPKSPEETIQSKKDDLPKSSEEAIQPKEGDIPKSSAKPIQPKLGNIPKASVKPSQPKKGDIPKSPEETIQPKEGDIPKSSAKPIQPKLGNIPKASLKPSQPKEGDVSKSPEETIQSKKDDLPKSSEEAIQPKEGDIPKSPEEAIQPKKGDIPKSLEEAIQPKEGDIPKSPKEAIQPKEGDIPKSLEEAIPLKEGDIPSSTEETIQPKEDDSPKPLEEATPPKEGDILKPEEETTEFLEGDKVKVILSKEDFEASLKEARERLVAVDFSATWCGPCRTIRPFFHALSVKHEDVVFLEVDADNCEEVVRDCAIMCVPTFQFYKKEEKVDELCGALKEKLEEVIAELK